In Pedobacter sp. W3I1, one DNA window encodes the following:
- a CDS encoding DNA polymerase Y family protein, giving the protein MMQKRYVSIWFRHLLADWQLIRRPELKDVPFVFGAPDHGRNMITAVSPLAHAQGIEVGMKAADAKAICPGLEVLDDKTGRAASLLKAIGEWCIRYSPIVMVDDFSTDGLFMDISGCTHLWGGEREYLKEIVSRLKTKGYTVRLAMADTPGAAWAIARFGKITPLIAPGDHASALLPLPPEALRLDEITLNKLRKLGFYQIKSFIGMPRSVLRRRFGEDFLTRLAQALGSSDEILKPLQVLEPFQQRLPCLEPIKTRNGIEIAITKLLENLCLHLQNEGKGLRSAVLTCYRIDGRVVQVNIGTNAATHNVSHLFKLFQLKIDQIRPALGIELFVLVAPKVDEVIPGQEALWTTKPGLNDQSVIRLLDRIAGKVGTGAIHRYIPATHYWPERSVKNCVTTTEKSGTDWRLDNPRPTELLSRPEAIEVMALIPDHPPKFFIYKGAKHDVVKADGPERIEREWWMDKGDHRDYYRVEDEQGRRYWLFRLGHYDGGQKYKWFIHGFFA; this is encoded by the coding sequence ATGATGCAAAAGCGTTATGTATCGATCTGGTTCCGCCACCTGCTGGCTGACTGGCAGCTGATCCGCCGCCCTGAACTAAAGGACGTGCCTTTTGTTTTTGGGGCACCCGATCATGGACGCAATATGATTACCGCTGTTAGTCCTCTCGCTCACGCGCAGGGAATAGAAGTTGGCATGAAAGCAGCGGATGCCAAAGCGATCTGTCCGGGCCTTGAAGTACTGGATGATAAAACAGGCAGGGCAGCTTCGCTTCTGAAAGCCATTGGAGAATGGTGCATCCGGTATTCCCCAATTGTGATGGTGGATGATTTTTCTACGGATGGCCTGTTTATGGACATCAGTGGTTGCACCCACCTTTGGGGAGGTGAAAGGGAATACCTGAAAGAGATTGTTTCCAGGTTAAAAACAAAAGGTTATACCGTCAGGCTTGCCATGGCAGACACGCCTGGTGCAGCGTGGGCGATTGCACGCTTTGGAAAAATAACACCGCTTATCGCGCCAGGCGATCATGCATCCGCATTGCTGCCTTTACCTCCGGAGGCTTTGCGCCTTGATGAAATTACATTAAACAAATTGCGCAAGCTTGGCTTTTACCAGATCAAAAGTTTTATCGGTATGCCCCGCTCGGTATTACGCAGACGTTTTGGGGAGGACTTTTTAACACGGCTTGCCCAGGCACTTGGCAGCAGCGATGAAATCCTAAAACCACTACAGGTTCTCGAACCTTTCCAGCAGCGCTTGCCCTGCCTGGAACCGATTAAAACGCGAAACGGAATTGAAATCGCGATCACTAAACTGCTGGAAAATCTGTGTTTGCACCTGCAAAATGAAGGGAAAGGATTACGAAGCGCAGTGCTGACCTGCTACCGGATTGACGGCAGGGTGGTTCAGGTTAATATTGGTACCAATGCGGCAACGCATAACGTTAGCCATCTGTTTAAACTTTTTCAGCTCAAAATCGATCAGATCCGCCCGGCCTTGGGTATTGAACTGTTTGTACTGGTTGCGCCCAAAGTGGATGAAGTAATCCCAGGGCAGGAAGCATTATGGACGACGAAGCCCGGCCTGAACGATCAGAGCGTGATCCGCCTGCTTGACCGTATAGCAGGAAAAGTAGGAACAGGGGCGATCCATCGCTACATACCTGCTACGCACTACTGGCCGGAACGTTCAGTGAAAAACTGTGTCACTACCACTGAAAAATCCGGTACCGATTGGCGCCTGGACAATCCGCGGCCGACCGAACTGCTTTCACGCCCAGAGGCTATAGAAGTCATGGCGCTGATACCTGATCACCCGCCAAAGTTTTTCATATACAAGGGCGCTAAACATGATGTGGTAAAGGCCGATGGACCGGAACGGATCGAAAGGGAATGGTGGATGGATAAGGGTGATCACCGGGACTATTACCGCGTAGAAGACGAGCAGGGCAGAAGGTACTGGCTATTTCGTTTGGGCCATTATGACGGCGGTCAGAAATACAAATGGTTTATTCATGGATTTTTTGCTTAA
- a CDS encoding ImuA family protein, with protein sequence MKANRELIDKLQQDILLWQGFKPQVAGKADAIGLGAIETAFPNGVFPKKAIHEFITIVPEDAAATDGFIGGLLAVLMKGGAACVWISTSRKLFPLSLLLFNADPERIIFMDVQTEKDVLWIMEESLKCEGLAVVVAELAGLSLVESRRLQLAVEQSGVTGFILRKDERKAASTVATARWKISPLPSVTEPGMPGLGFPRWQVELLKVRSGKPGSWVMEWAGDAFRQLAPEQNDILWSEPKHKQIG encoded by the coding sequence ATGAAAGCAAACAGGGAATTGATAGATAAATTGCAGCAGGATATCCTGCTGTGGCAGGGCTTTAAGCCGCAGGTTGCAGGGAAAGCCGACGCTATTGGCCTCGGGGCAATAGAAACTGCATTTCCCAACGGCGTTTTTCCTAAAAAAGCAATCCATGAATTTATTACCATTGTTCCCGAAGATGCTGCTGCTACAGATGGTTTTATTGGTGGCCTGCTGGCTGTCCTGATGAAGGGCGGTGCAGCCTGTGTCTGGATCAGCACCTCAAGAAAACTGTTTCCACTTTCCTTACTTCTTTTCAACGCCGATCCTGAACGCATTATTTTTATGGATGTGCAGACCGAAAAGGATGTATTGTGGATCATGGAAGAATCATTGAAATGCGAAGGACTTGCGGTGGTCGTTGCAGAACTTGCTGGACTCAGCCTGGTTGAATCCCGCAGGTTACAGCTGGCCGTGGAACAAAGCGGCGTTACCGGATTTATCCTGCGCAAAGATGAGCGTAAGGCCGCAAGTACCGTAGCGACCGCCAGGTGGAAAATTTCTCCGTTACCAAGTGTTACTGAGCCGGGAATGCCCGGGCTTGGTTTTCCGCGCTGGCAGGTAGAACTGCTGAAAGTAAGAAGTGGTAAGCCGGGCAGCTGGGTGATGGAATGGGCGGGTGATGCCTTCAGACAGCTTGCTCCAGAACAAAACGATATATTATGGTCTGAACCAAAGCACAAGCAGATTGGATAG
- a CDS encoding alpha-ketoglutarate-dependent dioxygenase AlkB: MNLFGETALFDGGIKRYIAFNIPDTELRLWQHFFNKNEADHYYKVLLTKTPWQQRMRKMYDKMVADPRLTAYYGGVNGYEWTPMLLEIKQAIENTCSISFDRVLLNLYRDGKDSVAWHSDTLPADGKHHHIASVTFGDTRIFKVRHKFRKDIEGLDIPLTHGSFLLMDEKMQDHYEHHVPKTARNIGPRINLTFRISESSKPVYLIS; encoded by the coding sequence ATGAATCTTTTTGGAGAAACAGCATTATTTGACGGAGGCATAAAGCGGTACATAGCTTTCAATATCCCTGATACTGAACTGAGGCTGTGGCAGCATTTTTTTAACAAAAATGAGGCAGATCATTATTACAAAGTTCTTTTAACCAAAACGCCATGGCAGCAGCGCATGCGAAAAATGTATGACAAGATGGTGGCTGACCCCAGGCTGACGGCCTATTATGGTGGCGTAAACGGCTATGAATGGACACCCATGTTACTGGAAATCAAACAAGCAATAGAAAATACCTGCAGCATCAGCTTTGACCGGGTGCTGTTGAACCTGTACCGTGACGGAAAAGATTCCGTGGCCTGGCACAGCGATACGCTTCCTGCTGACGGTAAACATCATCACATTGCATCAGTAACTTTTGGTGATACCAGGATTTTTAAGGTACGCCACAAATTCAGAAAAGATATTGAAGGGCTGGATATACCACTGACGCACGGAAGTTTTCTGCTAATGGATGAGAAGATGCAGGATCACTATGAACATCACGTGCCAAAAACAGCACGCAATATCGGTCCAAGGATCAATCTGACTTTCCGCATTTCAGAATCGAGTAAACCAGTTTATTTGATTAGTTAA
- a CDS encoding aldo/keto reductase — translation MPIMGFGTLIPDLAVTITATKDALEAGFRHFDCAERYRNETEVGQALKEGMAKGGIPREDIFVTTKLWNTNHRPANVEAAFEGSLRRLQLDYIDLYMIHTPFAFKAGEEQDPRDDDGNVIYDKEVSLLDTWRALEMLVDSGRCGAIGLSDVNLEQLIPIYEAARIKPAAIQIESHPYLPENELLEYCKQKGIVFLAFAPLGHGIRPGLLENEVVMEIAERVKKTPAQVLLSWAVQRGTALLTTPKSAARAKENFDIISLPEEEFEKINQIDTRQRYNQVVKTGVPGFIAKGS, via the coding sequence ATGCCGATAATGGGGTTTGGAACACTTATTCCCGACCTGGCAGTTACTATAACAGCGACAAAGGATGCGCTGGAAGCTGGATTCCGGCATTTTGACTGCGCGGAACGTTACCGCAATGAAACTGAAGTGGGACAGGCACTGAAGGAGGGAATGGCAAAGGGCGGTATTCCAAGAGAGGATATCTTTGTGACCACAAAATTGTGGAACACAAACCACCGTCCGGCAAATGTGGAGGCAGCATTTGAGGGAAGTCTTAGAAGACTACAGCTGGACTATATTGACCTTTACATGATCCATACTCCGTTTGCCTTCAAAGCTGGCGAAGAGCAGGATCCACGCGACGATGACGGAAATGTAATTTATGATAAAGAAGTAAGCTTGCTTGACACATGGAGGGCGTTGGAAATGCTCGTAGACAGCGGCAGATGTGGCGCAATCGGCTTATCGGATGTAAACCTAGAACAGCTTATTCCTATATATGAGGCAGCGAGAATCAAACCTGCTGCCATCCAGATTGAATCACATCCATACCTTCCCGAAAACGAACTACTTGAATATTGTAAGCAAAAAGGTATTGTATTTTTGGCCTTTGCGCCTTTGGGGCATGGAATCAGACCAGGGCTTCTTGAGAATGAAGTGGTAATGGAAATTGCGGAGCGTGTCAAAAAAACGCCGGCACAGGTATTATTAAGCTGGGCGGTACAGCGAGGTACAGCTTTACTCACCACACCCAAAAGTGCGGCCCGGGCAAAGGAAAATTTCGACATCATTTCATTGCCAGAGGAAGAATTTGAGAAGATCAACCAGATCGATACCAGACAGCGGTACAACCAGGTAGTAAAAACGGGAGTACCGGGTTTTATTGCTAAAGGAAGTTAA
- the mug gene encoding G/U mismatch-specific DNA glycosylase, whose amino-acid sequence MLTDIIDNNLSVIFCGINPGLKSASDGYHFSGRSNRFWKTLHLAGFTPYEIEPISDLSILQFSYGLTTAVARATARADELDNTEFASSIESFKNKMIFYKPQCIAFLGKAAYMAFTGKKKLSWGPQEEKFCGARIWILPNPSGLNRGFRLNDLVDHYSALQRSLT is encoded by the coding sequence ATGTTAACTGATATAATCGATAATAATTTAAGTGTGATATTCTGCGGGATCAATCCGGGACTGAAATCTGCATCTGACGGATATCATTTTTCGGGGCGGAGCAACCGCTTCTGGAAAACATTGCACCTAGCCGGATTTACACCATATGAAATCGAGCCCATAAGCGATTTGAGTATCCTGCAATTTTCGTATGGGCTAACCACAGCTGTTGCCAGGGCGACCGCGCGTGCGGACGAGCTTGACAATACTGAATTCGCCAGTTCAATTGAAAGCTTTAAAAATAAAATGATATTCTATAAACCTCAATGTATCGCCTTCCTCGGCAAAGCAGCCTATATGGCCTTTACGGGAAAAAAGAAACTATCATGGGGACCGCAGGAAGAAAAATTCTGCGGTGCTAGAATTTGGATATTACCTAACCCGAGTGGTTTAAACCGTGGTTTTAGGCTTAACGACCTTGTTGACCATTACTCAGCGCTCCAAAGGTCGCTGACCTAA
- the ilvN gene encoding acetolactate synthase small subunit produces the protein MKEVTEKQEFNISVYSENHVGLLSQIASVFTRRKINIESLNISPSELKGIHRFCIMICEAEVVVRKLLKQIEKLNEVIKVYCHLNSEVIWQELALYKMPAKVIQEEFKVERLLRKFGARVVVIRKDYVVFETCGHREETDNLLNVLQFFGLVEFVRSARIAIVESSVGFHEKLKEFERLDPAHLSFSLQGGKAGTAKVIV, from the coding sequence ATGAAAGAAGTAACAGAAAAACAGGAATTTAATATCAGTGTATACAGTGAAAACCATGTTGGGCTTTTGAGCCAGATTGCCTCTGTATTTACACGTAGGAAAATTAATATAGAAAGCCTGAATATTTCACCATCCGAGTTGAAAGGTATTCATCGCTTCTGTATCATGATCTGCGAGGCTGAGGTCGTGGTCCGAAAACTCCTGAAACAGATTGAAAAGCTGAATGAGGTGATCAAAGTTTATTGTCATTTGAATAGCGAGGTAATCTGGCAGGAGCTGGCTTTGTACAAGATGCCGGCCAAAGTAATCCAGGAGGAGTTTAAAGTCGAAAGGCTATTGCGTAAATTTGGCGCAAGGGTTGTTGTAATACGCAAAGACTACGTAGTTTTTGAAACCTGCGGGCACCGGGAAGAGACAGATAATTTATTAAACGTTTTACAGTTTTTCGGCCTTGTTGAGTTTGTAAGGAGTGCAAGAATAGCGATAGTCGAAAGTTCTGTCGGGTTCCATGAAAAGCTAAAGGAATTCGAAAGATTAGATCCTGCACACCTCAGTTTTTCATTGCAGGGAGGAAAAGCAGGAACAGCTAAGGTAATTGTTTAA
- the ilvB gene encoding biosynthetic-type acetolactate synthase large subunit — MNTAQQQKTTEKQTVRISGSVAILEALVAEGVDVIFGIPGGASIAIYDALYDYGEKLKHILVRHEQAAIHAAQGYARTSGKVGLALATSGPGATNLITGIADAMIDSTPVVCITGQVFAHLLGTDAFQETDIINISSPITKWNYQVTEAAEIPGVLAKAFYIAKSGRPGPVLIDITKNAQLELFDYKGYTKCNHIRSYRPKPVIREKYIEQAAELINKAERPMVIWGQGVILGGAEKEFKAFIEKAGIPSAWTILGAGAVSNDHPLNVGMLGMHGNYAPNLLTNECDVLIAIGMRFDDRVTGRLDRYALQAKVVHLDIDPAEIDKNVKSTVGVWGDCKETLPMLTALIQEKVYDDWLGMFRRFYLEELERVVITELNPLSGEISMGEVIRHLNSLTKGEAIVVSDVGQHQMITCRYTKFNKSRSNVTSGGLGTMGFALPAAIGAKYGVPERPVVVVAGDGGFQMTLQELGTIMQNKIDIKIIILNNRFLGMIRQWQELFSESRYSFSDIESPDFVALAASYRIEGKCVSERDELSGALEEMFNSKGAFLLEVKVAKENNVFPMVPQGCGVGEIRLS, encoded by the coding sequence ATGAATACCGCACAACAGCAAAAAACAACAGAAAAACAGACCGTTCGGATATCCGGCTCCGTTGCTATACTTGAAGCATTGGTTGCCGAAGGCGTCGATGTCATTTTCGGGATTCCCGGAGGTGCCTCGATTGCGATTTATGATGCACTTTATGATTATGGCGAAAAACTGAAGCATATCCTTGTCCGTCATGAACAGGCCGCAATCCATGCTGCGCAAGGTTACGCCCGTACATCGGGGAAAGTGGGGTTGGCCCTTGCAACCAGCGGACCAGGAGCAACCAACCTGATAACCGGAATTGCAGATGCAATGATCGACAGTACACCCGTAGTGTGTATCACTGGGCAGGTTTTTGCCCATCTTTTGGGAACTGATGCCTTTCAGGAAACAGATATAATCAATATTTCAAGTCCGATTACCAAGTGGAATTATCAGGTTACCGAAGCTGCGGAAATTCCTGGTGTGCTGGCTAAGGCATTTTATATTGCAAAAAGCGGGCGTCCGGGTCCGGTGCTGATTGATATCACGAAAAATGCACAATTAGAGTTGTTTGATTATAAAGGTTATACTAAGTGCAATCACATCAGGAGTTATAGGCCGAAGCCTGTTATACGCGAAAAGTATATTGAGCAGGCCGCTGAACTGATCAACAAAGCTGAAAGGCCGATGGTCATATGGGGACAGGGTGTGATTCTCGGAGGGGCAGAAAAAGAATTTAAAGCTTTCATCGAAAAAGCGGGGATTCCAAGTGCCTGGACGATTTTAGGTGCCGGTGCGGTTTCCAATGACCATCCTTTGAATGTTGGCATGTTGGGCATGCATGGTAACTATGCGCCAAACCTGCTCACCAATGAGTGCGATGTATTGATTGCTATCGGAATGCGTTTTGATGATAGGGTTACAGGGCGCTTAGACCGTTATGCACTTCAGGCAAAGGTTGTACATCTTGATATTGATCCGGCTGAGATTGATAAGAACGTAAAATCGACGGTAGGTGTCTGGGGCGATTGTAAAGAAACACTGCCTATGCTGACTGCCCTTATCCAGGAGAAAGTATACGACGACTGGCTGGGAATGTTCAGGCGTTTCTATCTGGAGGAGCTTGAAAGGGTTGTAATAACAGAATTGAATCCTCTTTCTGGAGAAATCTCTATGGGAGAGGTTATCCGGCATCTTAACAGTCTGACTAAAGGCGAGGCAATTGTGGTTTCTGATGTTGGACAGCACCAGATGATAACCTGCCGTTATACAAAATTCAATAAGAGCCGTAGCAATGTGACCAGCGGCGGACTTGGCACAATGGGATTTGCGCTTCCCGCTGCTATAGGGGCCAAATATGGGGTACCGGAAAGACCAGTGGTGGTTGTGGCGGGCGACGGCGGATTTCAGATGACCCTGCAAGAGCTTGGTACCATTATGCAAAATAAAATAGACATTAAGATCATTATTTTGAACAACCGTTTTTTGGGTATGATCCGCCAATGGCAGGAACTCTTCAGCGAAAGCCGGTATTCATTTTCGGATATAGAAAGTCCTGATTTTGTGGCGCTGGCAGCCTCTTACCGGATTGAGGGAAAATGTGTTTCGGAAAGGGACGAACTTTCTGGGGCGCTGGAGGAAATGTTCAATAGTAAGGGTGCTTTTTTACTTGAAGTTAAAGTGGCCAAAGAGAATAACGTATTTCCTATGGTACCCCAGGGTTGTGGAGTTGGTGAAATCAGGCTTAGCTAA
- a CDS encoding MFS transporter, whose protein sequence is MKSVHFKDWVTGWHWGVRIALFLLLLSALSQLGMFVLTQNYMVGYLGAQPEDISFAVMCTYAGIITVIPLQFRFFRYFQAQTYLLGSLIAAVVLNGLCIYCRDINLFLLIRFFQGVLTGNVLVFTLLLIFTRLPSERVKIIAPAVFYGTILSNTVVIGLVAGLVVESSDWKVSYYYLIFFQLLMIIVVLLMLKRTSAGKRYPLYQIDWSGMIIFACTALSLGYTIIYGSKYYWFSDGRIIYGTIATIAGGGMFLYRQHILKRPVIALKVFRSRSFLIGVSLLAIYYGSKDSINLIYNYATGVLKWTTLEVMELGLCNVLGMVGLLIVSIRLLLAQRVKLKILFICGFALMGSVNIWMSFFLTPDLSFSDIIFPVLLQGAASGLLFVPLMIFVLSSAPADTGSTGLLVAACTRFTATLNSFAGFYNLQLYFNQKFREGFLGYLTPENQNMAERLTFYRGLYASKGFSSEQASALANSAIWQNLNQQAQLLTNRAVFMVFGVVLLSISVVLVFIPAIGKSCTWGKTRINISRLKGKSATDLSFQKI, encoded by the coding sequence ATGAAATCCGTACACTTTAAAGACTGGGTGACCGGGTGGCATTGGGGAGTGCGGATTGCGCTTTTCCTGCTGTTGCTATCCGCCCTGTCACAATTGGGGATGTTTGTACTTACCCAGAATTATATGGTCGGGTATCTAGGTGCCCAGCCCGAGGACATATCATTTGCAGTAATGTGTACATATGCCGGCATCATTACCGTTATCCCGTTACAGTTCCGCTTCTTCAGGTATTTTCAGGCGCAGACTTATTTACTGGGGAGCCTGATCGCAGCAGTTGTGCTGAACGGGCTCTGCATTTACTGCAGGGACATCAACCTTTTTTTGCTGATCAGGTTTTTTCAGGGGGTGCTGACGGGGAATGTTCTTGTTTTTACCCTCCTGTTGATCTTTACACGGTTGCCCTCAGAAAGGGTGAAAATTATTGCGCCGGCTGTATTTTATGGTACTATATTAAGTAATACAGTGGTTATCGGTCTGGTGGCGGGTCTTGTGGTCGAATCTTCGGACTGGAAAGTGAGCTATTATTACCTTATTTTTTTCCAGCTGTTGATGATCATTGTTGTGCTGCTGATGTTAAAACGTACTTCGGCGGGGAAGCGGTATCCACTTTATCAGATCGACTGGAGCGGTATGATAATTTTTGCGTGTACGGCCTTATCACTGGGCTATACGATAATTTATGGATCCAAATATTACTGGTTTTCAGATGGACGGATCATTTATGGTACAATTGCCACAATTGCCGGTGGAGGTATGTTTCTCTACAGACAACATATTCTTAAAAGACCTGTTATAGCCCTTAAGGTATTCAGGTCGCGGAGCTTTTTGATCGGTGTAAGCCTTTTGGCGATATATTACGGAAGTAAGGATAGTATTAACCTGATCTACAACTATGCCACAGGTGTGCTTAAATGGACTACCCTGGAGGTAATGGAGCTCGGGTTGTGCAACGTCTTAGGTATGGTCGGGCTTTTAATAGTCTCGATCAGACTGCTGCTCGCGCAAAGAGTAAAGTTGAAGATTCTTTTTATATGTGGTTTTGCATTGATGGGATCTGTCAATATTTGGATGTCTTTTTTTCTGACACCGGACCTTTCTTTCTCAGATATCATATTTCCTGTGTTGTTGCAGGGGGCAGCATCAGGCTTACTGTTCGTTCCGCTAATGATATTTGTACTTTCTTCGGCACCTGCAGATACTGGGTCAACAGGGCTGCTGGTTGCTGCGTGTACCCGTTTTACGGCAACGCTGAATTCATTCGCGGGATTTTATAACCTTCAATTGTACTTCAATCAGAAGTTCAGGGAAGGATTTCTCGGGTATCTGACTCCGGAAAACCAAAATATGGCCGAACGTCTGACTTTTTACCGTGGGCTATATGCTTCCAAAGGTTTTAGCAGCGAACAGGCATCGGCGCTGGCCAATTCAGCGATATGGCAGAACCTCAACCAACAGGCGCAATTGCTTACCAACCGGGCAGTGTTTATGGTGTTTGGGGTGGTGCTTCTTAGCATTTCAGTGGTGCTTGTTTTTATACCTGCTATTGGCAAAAGCTGCACCTGGGGAAAGACCAGAATTAACATTTCCAGGTTGAAAGGCAAAAGCGCTACAGATTTGAGCTTTCAAAAGATCTAA
- a CDS encoding HlyD family secretion protein has protein sequence MKKEINKVHPENLVITVIGIALLVAGAIYFFQYWKYSTDFEETNDAQVEAYINPISARAGGYISQVRFNEHQLVKQGDTLVVLDNREYLAQLESAEAAMDDSEAQITVLKAAINSAQTGTRINRDQINGAKAKYVQQEQDIKRYKNLVKEEAATGADLEQVTARYDVAASDYNGAKNGLITSEARIAELSTHFALLQADIKRKQAALELARLNFSYTVIRAPYSGRLGRKNIMEGQQIQSGQPLVSIINEGEKWITANFKETQVSEMYTGQPVEIKVDALKGKVFKGRIIAISGSTGSRFSVLPSDNSTGNFVKIIQRVPVKIAFLNGEESKVIVGMSVNVAAKIRPKS, from the coding sequence ATGAAAAAAGAAATTAATAAAGTCCATCCTGAAAATTTAGTGATTACAGTTATCGGGATAGCGCTGCTTGTTGCAGGCGCAATATATTTTTTTCAGTACTGGAAATACAGTACGGATTTTGAAGAAACCAATGATGCACAGGTTGAGGCCTATATCAATCCGATATCTGCAAGGGCCGGAGGATATATTTCACAGGTGCGGTTTAACGAACACCAGTTGGTAAAACAGGGTGATACACTTGTTGTGCTGGATAACCGTGAATACCTTGCCCAGTTGGAATCTGCCGAGGCAGCAATGGATGATTCCGAAGCACAGATAACAGTTCTTAAGGCAGCCATAAATTCCGCTCAGACAGGGACCCGGATCAATAGAGATCAGATTAATGGTGCAAAAGCGAAATATGTACAACAGGAACAGGATATCAAACGCTATAAAAACCTGGTAAAGGAGGAGGCGGCGACCGGGGCTGACCTTGAACAGGTGACTGCGCGCTATGACGTTGCTGCGAGCGATTACAACGGAGCGAAAAACGGACTGATAACAAGTGAAGCCAGAATTGCAGAATTATCGACGCATTTTGCCCTTTTACAGGCAGATATTAAGCGCAAACAGGCGGCACTGGAACTGGCAAGGCTTAACTTTTCCTATACTGTTATCAGGGCACCATATAGCGGCAGGCTTGGAAGAAAGAACATTATGGAAGGCCAGCAGATCCAGAGCGGACAGCCATTGGTGAGCATTATCAACGAGGGAGAGAAATGGATCACCGCAAACTTTAAGGAAACTCAGGTTAGTGAAATGTATACAGGACAGCCTGTAGAAATCAAAGTTGATGCACTAAAGGGCAAGGTATTTAAGGGCCGGATCATAGCGATTTCAGGTTCAACAGGTTCGCGTTTTTCGGTGCTTCCTTCGGATAACTCGACCGGGAACTTTGTGAAGATTATTCAACGTGTACCTGTAAAAATCGCGTTTTTGAATGGTGAAGAAAGTAAGGTAATTGTTGGTATGAGTGTGAATGTAGCTGCAAAAATAAGACCAAAATCATGA
- a CDS encoding TolC family protein, with product MYKYSTNGKKPFFIAAVLSLAILLLNPNHLKAQERSNETYRLSLSEVITFAKSQNKLVLAANVEETAVAEDRKDSYRNALPTVYLNGSYQRFSKLTLFTGGLSHTVSGARKPSANGAALGIDALFNVYSGGKQRALEKEADLRLSLAGVAKREQAGSVALKTAKQYLDLIRLIDLHRFILDQLKRADTRLKNINSLYKNHKITKSDLLRAEVAMSNVELSLGQNENDISIANQKLNVLINIPASVIIVPADSAGMQKPEIGSLMSLLGSDEVSSYVVQKASSTIELQKAKVGAVKSGNLPNVGLYGAYGLNYPNYLFFPPVDQAYSIGFVGLKVQYSISSLYQSKNKVSAAKLRLKVLEMQKEAYVDDVRIEMESYYIKYAEALKRISVNEHSVEQAQVNFRIVNTKYLNQLSLLTDLLDADNLYQESRFNLVSAQTDAMGIYYSMLFASGSL from the coding sequence ATGTATAAATATAGTACTAACGGCAAAAAGCCGTTTTTCATAGCTGCAGTATTATCACTGGCTATTTTATTATTAAATCCAAATCACCTAAAGGCGCAGGAGCGCTCAAATGAAACTTATAGGCTGAGCCTTTCAGAGGTTATAACATTTGCCAAAAGCCAGAATAAACTGGTACTGGCTGCAAATGTTGAGGAAACTGCAGTAGCAGAAGATCGTAAAGATTCGTATAGGAATGCATTGCCGACAGTTTATCTGAACGGTTCTTATCAACGTTTTTCTAAACTAACGCTTTTCACAGGGGGACTATCACACACTGTTTCCGGGGCAAGGAAACCGAGCGCTAACGGGGCCGCTCTGGGAATTGATGCTTTGTTCAATGTTTATAGCGGAGGAAAACAACGGGCGCTGGAGAAAGAGGCTGATCTGCGTTTAAGCCTGGCCGGAGTGGCTAAAAGGGAACAGGCTGGAAGCGTTGCGCTGAAAACGGCTAAGCAGTATCTTGATCTGATAAGACTTATTGATTTGCATAGGTTTATTCTCGATCAGCTCAAAAGAGCAGACACAAGGCTTAAAAATATCAATTCGCTATATAAAAACCATAAAATTACAAAAAGCGATTTATTGCGTGCAGAAGTGGCAATGTCAAATGTAGAACTTTCTCTGGGGCAAAATGAAAATGATATCTCGATTGCCAATCAAAAACTCAATGTTTTAATCAATATTCCAGCCTCAGTAATAATTGTCCCGGCCGATTCAGCAGGGATGCAGAAGCCTGAAATAGGTTCGTTAATGTCTCTTTTGGGATCAGATGAGGTATCTTCATATGTAGTGCAGAAAGCGTCCAGCACAATCGAACTTCAAAAAGCTAAAGTGGGTGCAGTAAAGAGCGGCAATCTGCCAAATGTAGGACTATATGGGGCTTATGGTCTGAATTATCCTAATTACCTTTTCTTCCCTCCGGTAGATCAGGCCTATTCAATTGGCTTTGTCGGCTTGAAGGTTCAATACAGTATTTCTTCATTATATCAGAGCAAAAATAAGGTGAGTGCAGCCAAGTTGAGGTTAAAAGTACTCGAAATGCAGAAGGAAGCTTATGTTGATGATGTAAGGATAGAAATGGAATCTTATTATATCAAATATGCAGAGGCGCTAAAACGGATTTCTGTCAATGAACATTCAGTGGAACAGGCACAGGTAAACTTTAGGATCGTAAACACCAAGTACCTCAATCAATTATCTCTACTCACTGATCTGCTTGATGCGGACAATCTTTACCAGGAGTCGAGGTTTAACCTTGTCAGCGCACAGACTGATGCGATGGGAATATATTATAGTATGCTGTTTGCAAGCGGAAGTTTGTAA